In one Gadus morhua chromosome 15, gadMor3.0, whole genome shotgun sequence genomic region, the following are encoded:
- the LOC115560159 gene encoding E3 ubiquitin-protein ligase TRIM39-like: RMCKKHDRLLELFCQTEQVCVCLLCTVTDHKSHPVVPLKEEYEVKTAQLGKTVTDVPQKIQERKQKIKEIKDTLELSNKDADREIAHGGQVFTALIGCVEKGRDEFNQTVKEKLKYTVKRAEDLIKDLEQEIEDLTNRSSEVKRLSHTEDHLHFLQTFRSLKDPPPTRDWTTVEVRPPSYVGTLRRSLDQLEETLNMEMKKLRDAELKRIQKYEVDVTLDPDTAHHRLILSEDGKQVHDGGVRKKLPYNPERFRYNTFVLTRQSFSSGRFYFEVQVKDKTAWLLGVARESINRKGLTRRTPETGYWTLDYDKDAFMFNDNPSVRLPRRAELQKVGVFVDYDEGLVSFYDVEARVHIYSATGCTFTEPLCPILGPWFNSAPLIISPVNQTE, translated from the coding sequence aggatgtgtaagaaacacgaccgacttctggagctcttctgccagactgaacaggtgtgtgtgtgtctgttgtgcacagtgacagaccacaagtcccatcctgttgtacctctaaaggaggaatatgaagtgaagacggcccagctggggaagacgGTGACTGACGTTCCGCAaaagatccaggagagaaaacaaaagattaaggagatcaaagacacattggaactgagcaacaaagacgcagacagagagatagcccatggtgggcaggtcttcactgctctgataggctgtgttgaaaagggccgggatgaattcaaccaaacggttaaagagaaactgaaatacacagtgaaacgagctgaagacctcatcaaagacctggagcaggaaatagaagatctgaccaatagaagctcagaggtgaagcggctctcacacactgaagaccacctccacttcctccagaccttcagatccctgaaggatcctccacccaccagggactggaccacggtggaggtccgtcctccgtcatacgtagggaccttgaggagatccctggatcagctggaggagacactgaacatggagatgaagaagctgcgtgatgctgaactgaagaggatccagaagtatgaagtagatgtgactctggatcctgatacagctcatcacagactcatcctgtctgaggatgggaaacaagtacatgatggaggtgtgaggAAGAAACTCCCATACAACCCTGAGAGATTTAGATACAATACatttgttctcacgaggcagagcttctcctcagggagattttactttgaggtccaggttaaagacaagactgcatggttgttaggagtggccagagagtccatcaacagaaaagGTCTGACCAGGaggacccctgagacgggttactggactctggACTACGACAAGGATGCGTTCATGTTTAATGATAACccttctgtccgtctccctcggagagctgagctccagaaggtgggggtgtttgttgattatgatgagggtctggtctccttctatgatgtggaagccagggttcatatctactctgctactggctgcaccttcactgagcctctctGTCCAATCCTCGGTCCATGGttcaactctgcccccctgatcatctcacctgtcaatcaaacagagtag